One segment of Syngnathus typhle isolate RoL2023-S1 ecotype Sweden linkage group LG9, RoL_Styp_1.0, whole genome shotgun sequence DNA contains the following:
- the LOC133160175 gene encoding gamma-crystallin M2-like isoform X1: MGKVGSSRLASNHILVLLFNITQPPVSRQIIFYEDKNFQGRSYECSNDCTDLHSFFNRCNSIRVESGCFMIYERANFMGHQYFMRRGDYPDYQRWMGFSSCIRSCKMIPAYRGSYRLRIYEKPDFSGHMMEFMDDCACVSDRFHHRHIYSCNVMNGYWIFYEYPNFRGRQYFLRPGEYRRYRDWCATCAIVGSFRRVTEF, translated from the exons ATATTTTAGTCCTTTTGTTTAACATCACGCAACCACCCGTCTCCCGACAGATCATCTTTTACGAGGACAAGAACTTCCAGGGTCGCAGCTATGAGTGCAGCAATGACTGCACAGACCTTCACTCCTTCTTTAACCGCTGCAACTCCATCCGGGTGGAGAGTGGCTGCTTCATGATCTACGAGCGAGCCAACTTCATGGGTCACCAGTACTTCATGAGGAGGGGAGACTATCCCGACTACCAGAGATGGATGGGTTTCAGTAGCTGCATCCGCTCGTGCAAGATGATTCCCGCA TACCGAGGCTCGTACAGATTGCGTATCTATGAGAAGCCTGACTTCAGCGGTCACATGATGGAGTTCATGGACGACTGTGCCTGTGTATCCGACCGTTTCCACCACCGCCATATCTACTCCTGTAACGTCATGAATGGCTACTGGATCTTCTACGAGTACCCCAACTTTCGAGGGCGCCAGTACTTCCTGAGGCCTGGCGAGTACCGACGATACCGCGACTGGTGCGCCACCTGCGCCATCGTGGGTTCCTTCCGGAGGGTCACAGAATTTTAG
- the LOC133160175 gene encoding gamma-crystallin M2-like isoform X2 has translation MGKIIFYEDKNFQGRSYECSNDCTDLHSFFNRCNSIRVESGCFMIYERANFMGHQYFMRRGDYPDYQRWMGFSSCIRSCKMIPAYRGSYRLRIYEKPDFSGHMMEFMDDCACVSDRFHHRHIYSCNVMNGYWIFYEYPNFRGRQYFLRPGEYRRYRDWCATCAIVGSFRRVTEF, from the exons ATCATCTTTTACGAGGACAAGAACTTCCAGGGTCGCAGCTATGAGTGCAGCAATGACTGCACAGACCTTCACTCCTTCTTTAACCGCTGCAACTCCATCCGGGTGGAGAGTGGCTGCTTCATGATCTACGAGCGAGCCAACTTCATGGGTCACCAGTACTTCATGAGGAGGGGAGACTATCCCGACTACCAGAGATGGATGGGTTTCAGTAGCTGCATCCGCTCGTGCAAGATGATTCCCGCA TACCGAGGCTCGTACAGATTGCGTATCTATGAGAAGCCTGACTTCAGCGGTCACATGATGGAGTTCATGGACGACTGTGCCTGTGTATCCGACCGTTTCCACCACCGCCATATCTACTCCTGTAACGTCATGAATGGCTACTGGATCTTCTACGAGTACCCCAACTTTCGAGGGCGCCAGTACTTCCTGAGGCCTGGCGAGTACCGACGATACCGCGACTGGTGCGCCACCTGCGCCATCGTGGGTTCCTTCCGGAGGGTCACAGAATTTTAG
- the LOC133160050 gene encoding gamma-crystallin M1-like, translating into MGKIILFEEKNFQGRSYECLNDCTELTSVLSRCQSCRVENGCFMVYERSNFMGNQLFLKRGEYHDLQRMMTMGVTLDSIRSCRLIPSHRGQFKIKIFERENLSGQSNELQEDCENIMERFRMNDILSCQVMEGQWLLFEQAHFRGRMIYVKPGEHRSLKEMGQSNMKIMSLRRITDMC; encoded by the exons ATGGGCAAG ATCATCCTTTTCGAGGAGAAGAACTTCCAGGGCCGCTCCTACGAGTGCCTGAACGACTGCACCGAGCTGACCTCTGTTCTGAGCCGCTGCCAGTCCTGCCGGGTGGAGAATGGATGCTTCATGGTCTATGAGCGCTCCAACTTCATGGGCAACCAGTTGTTCCTCAAAAGAGGAGAGTACCACGACCTGCAGCGCATGATGACGATGGGAGTGACTCTGGACTCCATCAGATCCTGCAGACTGATTCCCTCT CACAGAGGGCAATTCAAGATTAAGATCTTTGAGCGAGAGAACTTGAGCGGCCAGTCCAACGAACTGCAGGAGGACTGCGAGAACATCATGGAGCGTTTCCGCATGAACGACATCCTGTCCTGCCAGGTGATGGAAGGCCAATGGCTGCTGTTTGAGCAGGCCCACTTCCGTGGCAGGATGATCTACGTGAAGCCCGGTGAGCACCGCAGCCTCAAAGAGATGGGCCAGAGCAACATGAAGATCATGAGCTTGAGGCGTATCACTGACATGTGCTAG
- the LOC133160150 gene encoding gamma-crystallin M3-like has protein sequence MTMGKIIFYEDRNFQGRSYETSSDCADMSSYLSRCLSCRVESGCFMVYDRTNYMGNQFFVRRGDYSDYQRIGMSDCIRSCRMIPLHRGQFRIRIFERENMSGQSNELQEDCENIVDRLRMSECMSCNVLDGHWLLFEQPNFRGKMIYLRPGEYRSFRDMGMSGTRIMSMKRIMESCS, from the exons ATGACCATGGGCAAG ATCATCTTCTATGAGGACAGGAACTTCCAGGGCCGTTCCTATGAGACCAGCAGCGACTGCGCTGACATGTCCTCTTACCTGAGCAGGTGCCTCTCTTGCCGGGTGGAGAGCGGCTGCTTCATGGTCTATGACCGTACAAACTACATGGGCAACCAGTTTTTTGTCAGGAGGGGCGACTACTCAGATTACCAGCGGATCGGCATGAGTGACTGCATCAGGTCTTGCCGCATGATCCCCTTG CACAGAGGCCAGTTCAGGATCAGGATCTTTGAGCGGGAGAACATGAGCGGCCAGTCCAACGAGCTGCAGGAGGACTGCGAGAACATCGTGGACCGCCTTCGCATGAGCGAATGTATGTCCTGCAACGTGCTGGATGGCCACTGGCTGCTGTTTGAGCAACCCAACTTCAGGGGCAAGATGATTTACCTGAGGCCTGGCGAGTACAGGAGCTTCAGAGATATGGGCATGAGTGGCACTCGCATCATGAGCATGAAGCGCATCATGGAATCCTGCTCTTAG
- the LOC133160149 gene encoding gamma-crystallin M3-like isoform X2 has protein sequence MTTTDMSMGKIIFYEERNLQGRSYECTSDCSDVSSYLSRCQSCRVESGCFMVYDRPNFMGNQHFMKKGEHADSISTMGMTSGIKSCRIIPMHRGQFRIRIFERENMSGQSNELQEDCENIVDRLRMSECMSCNVLDGHWLLFEQPNFRGKMIYVRPGEHRSFREMGMSTTRFMSMKRIVDTC, from the exons ATGACCACCACTGACATGAGCATGGGCAAG ATCATCTTCTACGAGGAGAGAAACTTGCAGGGCCGCTCCTACGAGTGCACGAGCGACTGCTCCGACGTCTCCTCCTACCTGAGCAGATGCCAGTCCTGCCGGGTGGAGAGCGGCTGCTTCATGGTCTATGACCGCCCCAACTTCATGGGTAACCAACACTTCATGAAGAAGGGCGAGCACGCTGACTCCATCAGCACGATGGGCATGACCAGCGGCATCAAGTCCTGCCGCATCATCCCTATG CACAGAGGTCAGTTCAGGATCAGGATCTTTGAGCGGGAGAACATGAGCGGCCAGTCCAACGAGCTGCAGGAGGACTGCGAGAACATCGTGGACCGCCTTCGCATGAGCGAATGTATGTCCTGCAACGTGCTGGATGGCCACTGGCTGCTGTTTGAGCAACCCAACTTCCGCGGCAAGATGATCTACGTGAGGCCTGGCGAGCACCGCAGCTTCAGGGAGATGGGCATGAGCACCACTCGCTTTATGAGCATGAAACGTATCGTGGACACATgctaa
- the LOC133160149 gene encoding gamma-crystallin M3-like isoform X1 — protein sequence MTTTDMSMGKIIFYEERNLQGRSYECTSDCSDVSSYLSRCQSCRVESGCFMVYDRPNFMGNQHFMKKGEHADSISTMGMTSGIKSCRIIPMQHRGQFRIRIFERENMSGQSNELQEDCENIVDRLRMSECMSCNVLDGHWLLFEQPNFRGKMIYVRPGEHRSFREMGMSTTRFMSMKRIVDTC from the exons ATGACCACCACTGACATGAGCATGGGCAAG ATCATCTTCTACGAGGAGAGAAACTTGCAGGGCCGCTCCTACGAGTGCACGAGCGACTGCTCCGACGTCTCCTCCTACCTGAGCAGATGCCAGTCCTGCCGGGTGGAGAGCGGCTGCTTCATGGTCTATGACCGCCCCAACTTCATGGGTAACCAACACTTCATGAAGAAGGGCGAGCACGCTGACTCCATCAGCACGATGGGCATGACCAGCGGCATCAAGTCCTGCCGCATCATCCCTATG CAGCACAGAGGTCAGTTCAGGATCAGGATCTTTGAGCGGGAGAACATGAGCGGCCAGTCCAACGAGCTGCAGGAGGACTGCGAGAACATCGTGGACCGCCTTCGCATGAGCGAATGTATGTCCTGCAACGTGCTGGATGGCCACTGGCTGCTGTTTGAGCAACCCAACTTCCGCGGCAAGATGATCTACGTGAGGCCTGGCGAGCACCGCAGCTTCAGGGAGATGGGCATGAGCACCACTCGCTTTATGAGCATGAAACGTATCGTGGACACATgctaa
- the LOC133160160 gene encoding gamma-crystallin M3-like encodes MSNTTSSMRSKIIFYEERNFQGRSYECTSDCSDMSSYLSRCQSCRVENGCFMVYERPNFMGNQVFMRRGEYSDALSMMGTRECIRSCRMIPMHRGQFRMKIFERENLSGQSHELVDDCDNIMERFRMNECMSCQVMEGHWLMFEQPHFRSRMIYLRPGEYRSFREMGVSSTRFMSMRRITDSCN; translated from the exons ATGAGCAACACAACCAGCAGCATGAGGAGCAAG ATCATCTTCTACGAGGAGAGGAACTTCCAGGGTCGCTCCTATGAGTGCACGAGCGACTGTTCCGACATGTCCTCCTACCTGAGCAGGTGTCAGTCCTGCCGGGTTGAGAACGGCTGCTTCATGGTCTATGAGCGCCCCAACTTCATGGGTAACCAGGTCTTTATGAGGAGGGGCGAGTATTCCGACGCCTTGAGCATGATGGGCACCAGAGAGTGCATCAGGTCCTGCCGCATGATTCCCATG CATAGAGGCCAGTTCAGAATGAAGATCTTTGAGAGGGAGAACTTAAGCGGCCAGTCGCACGAGCTGGTGGATGATTGCGACAACATCATGGAGCGTTTCCGCATGAACGAGTGCATGTCCTGTCAGGTGATGGAGGGCCACTGGCTGATGTTCGAGCAGCCCCACTTCCGTAGCAGGATGATCTACCTGAGACCCGGCGAGTACCGCAGCTTCAGGGAGATGGGCGTGAGCAGCACTCGCTTCATGAGCATGAGGCGCATCACAGATTCATGcaactaa
- the LOC133160161 gene encoding gamma-crystallin M3-like isoform X1, which yields MGRITFFEERNFQGRSYECMSDCSDMSSYLSRCQSCRVENGCFMVYERPNFMGNQFFMKRGEYADSMSLMGMRDCIRSCRAIPMQHRGQFRMKIFERENFSGQSHDLMEDCDNIMERFRMNDCMSCQVTDGHWLMFEQPHFRGKMIYVKPGEYRSFRELGLSSMRLMSMRRIMDM from the exons ATGGGCAGG ATCACCTTCTTCGAGGAGAGGAACTTCCAGGGACGCTCCTATGAGTGCATGAGCGACTGCTCCGACATGTCCTCCTACCTGAGCAGGTGCCAGTCCTGCAGGGTTGAGAACGGCTGCTTCATGGTCTATGAGCGTCCCAATTTCATGGGCAACCAGTTCTTCATGAAAAGAGGCGAATATGCCGACTCCATGAGCTTGATGGGCATGAGGGACTGCATCAGGTCTTGCCGTGCTATCCCCATG CAGCACAGAGGCCAGTTCAGGATGAAGATCTTCGAGAGGGAGAACTTCAGCGGCCAGTCCCACGATCTGATGGAAGACTGCGACAACATCATGGAGCGTTTCCGCATGAACGACTGCATGTCCTGCCAGGTGACGGACGGCCACTGGCTGATGTTCGAGCAGCCCCACTTCCGCGGCAAGATGATCTACGTGAAGCCCGGCGAGTACCGTAGCTTCAGGGAGCTGGGCCTGAGTAGCATGAGGTTAATGAGCATGAGGCGCATCATGGATATGTAA
- the LOC133160161 gene encoding gamma-crystallin M3-like isoform X2, which translates to MGRITFFEERNFQGRSYECMSDCSDMSSYLSRCQSCRVENGCFMVYERPNFMGNQFFMKRGEYADSMSLMGMRDCIRSCRAIPMHRGQFRMKIFERENFSGQSHDLMEDCDNIMERFRMNDCMSCQVTDGHWLMFEQPHFRGKMIYVKPGEYRSFRELGLSSMRLMSMRRIMDM; encoded by the exons ATGGGCAGG ATCACCTTCTTCGAGGAGAGGAACTTCCAGGGACGCTCCTATGAGTGCATGAGCGACTGCTCCGACATGTCCTCCTACCTGAGCAGGTGCCAGTCCTGCAGGGTTGAGAACGGCTGCTTCATGGTCTATGAGCGTCCCAATTTCATGGGCAACCAGTTCTTCATGAAAAGAGGCGAATATGCCGACTCCATGAGCTTGATGGGCATGAGGGACTGCATCAGGTCTTGCCGTGCTATCCCCATG CACAGAGGCCAGTTCAGGATGAAGATCTTCGAGAGGGAGAACTTCAGCGGCCAGTCCCACGATCTGATGGAAGACTGCGACAACATCATGGAGCGTTTCCGCATGAACGACTGCATGTCCTGCCAGGTGACGGACGGCCACTGGCTGATGTTCGAGCAGCCCCACTTCCGCGGCAAGATGATCTACGTGAAGCCCGGCGAGTACCGTAGCTTCAGGGAGCTGGGCCTGAGTAGCATGAGGTTAATGAGCATGAGGCGCATCATGGATATGTAA
- the LOC133160052 gene encoding gamma-crystallin M3-like yields the protein MGKIILFEERNLQGRSYECVSDCADISSYLSRCQSCRVESGCFMIYERTNFMGNQHLMKRGEYLDYMNLIGLSSGVKSCRMISVHRGQFRIKIFERENLGGQMNELMDDCNDIMERFGMTECMSCQVMEGHWLLFEQPNLRGRMVYVKPGEQRSFRDMGLSSTRFMSMKRITDSC from the exons ATGGGCAAG ATCATCTTATTCGAGGAGAGGAACCTCCAGGGTCGCTCTTACGAGTGCGTGAGCGACTGCGCCGACATATCCTCCTACTTGAGCAGGTGCCAGTCCTGCCGGGTGGAGAGCGGCTGCTTCATGATCTACGAGCGCACCAACTTCATGGGCAACCAGCACTTGATGAAGAGGGGCGAGTACCTCGACTACATGAATCTGATTGGCCTGAGCAGCGGTGTTAAGTCCTGCCGCATGATCTCCGTG CACAGAGGTCAGTTCAGGATCAAGATCTTTGAGAGGGAGAACCTGGGCGGTCAGATGAACGAACTGATGGACGACTGCAACGACATCATGGAGCGTTTTGGCATGACCGAATGCATGTCCTGCCAGGTGATGGAGGGCCACTGGCTGCTGTTTGAGCAGCCCAACCTCAGAGGCAGGATGGTCTATGTGAAGCCCGGGGAGCAACGCAGCTTCAGGGACATGGGCCTGAGCAGCACTCGCTTCATGAGCATGAAGCGCATCACAGATTCATGCTAA
- the LOC133160049 gene encoding gamma-crystallin M3-like isoform X1: protein MFLQIIFYEDRNFQGRSYETSSDCAELTSFLSRCSSCRVESGCFMVYERSNFIGHQMLVRRGEYSDNQRLMGISMSDCIRSCRMIPMHRGPFRMKIFERENFGGQVNELLDDCENIQDSLRMSECQSAQVTEGHWLLFEQPHFRGKMLYLKPGEYRSIREMGTGSVDMRIASIRRIIESC from the exons ATGTTTCTGCAGATCATCTTCTATGAGGACAGGAACTTCCAGGGTCGCTCCTATGAGACCAGCAGCGACTGCGCCGAGTTGACCTCTTTCCTGAGCCGCTGCAGCTCATGCCGGGTGGAGAGCGGTTGCTTCATGGTTTACGAGCGCTCGAATTTTATTGGCCACCAGATGCTGGTCCGTAGAGGAGAGTACTCCGACAACCAGCGCCTGATGGGAATCAGCATGAGTGATTGCATCCGTTCCTGCCGTATGATCCCCATG CACCGAGGTCCATTCAGGATGAAGATATTTGAGAGAGAGAACTTTGGAGGTCAGGTGAACGAGCTGCTCGACGACTGCGAGAACATCCAGGACAGCCTGCGCATGTCTGAATGCCAGTCCGCCCAAGTGACGGAGGGCCACTGGCTGCTGTTCGAGCAGCCCCACTTCAGGGGCAAAATGCTCTACCTGAAGCCCGGGGAATACCGGAGCATTAGAGAAATGGGGACGGGTTCAGTTGACATGAGGATTGCATCCATCAGACGCATCATCGAATCTTGTTAA
- the LOC133160049 gene encoding gamma-crystallin M3-like isoform X2 gives MGRIIFYEDRNFQGRSYETSSDCAELTSFLSRCSSCRVESGCFMVYERSNFIGHQMLVRRGEYSDNQRLMGISMSDCIRSCRMIPMHRGPFRMKIFERENFGGQVNELLDDCENIQDSLRMSECQSAQVTEGHWLLFEQPHFRGKMLYLKPGEYRSIREMGTGSVDMRIASIRRIIESC, from the exons ATGGGCAGA ATCATCTTCTATGAGGACAGGAACTTCCAGGGTCGCTCCTATGAGACCAGCAGCGACTGCGCCGAGTTGACCTCTTTCCTGAGCCGCTGCAGCTCATGCCGGGTGGAGAGCGGTTGCTTCATGGTTTACGAGCGCTCGAATTTTATTGGCCACCAGATGCTGGTCCGTAGAGGAGAGTACTCCGACAACCAGCGCCTGATGGGAATCAGCATGAGTGATTGCATCCGTTCCTGCCGTATGATCCCCATG CACCGAGGTCCATTCAGGATGAAGATATTTGAGAGAGAGAACTTTGGAGGTCAGGTGAACGAGCTGCTCGACGACTGCGAGAACATCCAGGACAGCCTGCGCATGTCTGAATGCCAGTCCGCCCAAGTGACGGAGGGCCACTGGCTGCTGTTCGAGCAGCCCCACTTCAGGGGCAAAATGCTCTACCTGAAGCCCGGGGAATACCGGAGCATTAGAGAAATGGGGACGGGTTCAGTTGACATGAGGATTGCATCCATCAGACGCATCATCGAATCTTGTTAA
- the crygs3 gene encoding crystallin, gamma S3 isoform X2, translated as MTMLRIIFYQDQNFQGDYYECSSDCPELSSHLSRCGSVRVKSGAWVLFERPNYLGGQYVLTSGEYPDYQHWKGSTDSVRSCHAIPNFSGTFRIRVYEKPDFSGQMLECTQDVNQLSDVWSPGAIHSAQVQDGAWIFYELPDYRGRQYLLERGQYRRFGEWAAMEPTVGSLRRVRDI; from the exons ATGACAATGCTGCGC ATCATCTTTTACCAAGACCAGAACTTCCAGGGTGACTATTACGAGTGCAGCAGTGACTGTCCCGAGCTGAGTAGTCACTTGAGTCGCTGCGGCTCTGTGCGTGTCAAGAGCGGGGCCTGGGTTCTGTTCGAGAGGCCCAACTACTTGGGCGGCCAGTACGTCCTCACTAGTGGCGAGTACCCAGACTACCAACACTGGAAGGGCAGCACTGACAGCGTCCGCTCATGCCACGCTATCCCCAAT TTTTCTGGCACATTCCGAATCCGCGTTTACGAGAAGCCTGATTTCAGTGGTCAAATGCTGGAGTGCACGCAAGATGTCAATCAGCTATCAGATGTTTGGTCTCCTGGGGCCATTCACTCTGCCCAAGTACAGGATGGCGCCTGGATCTTCTACGAGCTTCCAGACTATCGCGGACGGCAGTACCTGTTGGAGAGGGGCCAGTACCGCCGCTTTGGTGAGTGGGCCGCCATGGAGCCCACGGTGGGATCTCTTCGGCGTGTCCGTGACATTTAG
- the crygs3 gene encoding crystallin, gamma S3 isoform X1, whose translation MEQVGKIIFYQDQNFQGDYYECSSDCPELSSHLSRCGSVRVKSGAWVLFERPNYLGGQYVLTSGEYPDYQHWKGSTDSVRSCHAIPNFSGTFRIRVYEKPDFSGQMLECTQDVNQLSDVWSPGAIHSAQVQDGAWIFYELPDYRGRQYLLERGQYRRFGEWAAMEPTVGSLRRVRDI comes from the exons ATGGAGCAAGTGGGAAAG ATCATCTTTTACCAAGACCAGAACTTCCAGGGTGACTATTACGAGTGCAGCAGTGACTGTCCCGAGCTGAGTAGTCACTTGAGTCGCTGCGGCTCTGTGCGTGTCAAGAGCGGGGCCTGGGTTCTGTTCGAGAGGCCCAACTACTTGGGCGGCCAGTACGTCCTCACTAGTGGCGAGTACCCAGACTACCAACACTGGAAGGGCAGCACTGACAGCGTCCGCTCATGCCACGCTATCCCCAAT TTTTCTGGCACATTCCGAATCCGCGTTTACGAGAAGCCTGATTTCAGTGGTCAAATGCTGGAGTGCACGCAAGATGTCAATCAGCTATCAGATGTTTGGTCTCCTGGGGCCATTCACTCTGCCCAAGTACAGGATGGCGCCTGGATCTTCTACGAGCTTCCAGACTATCGCGGACGGCAGTACCTGTTGGAGAGGGGCCAGTACCGCCGCTTTGGTGAGTGGGCCGCCATGGAGCCCACGGTGGGATCTCTTCGGCGTGTCCGTGACATTTAG